The Amycolatopsis jiangsuensis nucleotide sequence GTGTCGGCAAGGCGATGCTGGCGCAGCTGCCCGCCGCCGACGTGGCGGCGCTGCTCTCGCGCACCGGTATGCCCGCCTACACCGAGCACACCTTCGCCGACCCGGACGCGCTGGCCGGCGAGCTGAAGAAGATCGCGGGCCAGGGCTACGCGCTGGACGAGTCCGAACAGGAGCTGGGCGTACGCTGCATCGCCGTCGCGGTCCCCGGAGCCCCGGTCCCGGCCGCGGTGTCGGTGTCCGGCCCGTCCGGACGGCTCACCGCCGAGGCGGTCGGCCACATCGCCCCGGTGGTGCAGAAGATCGCCGACCGGCTCGCACAGCAACTGCCGGTCAGCTGAGGTCTCCCCGGGGTGTCACGACATCGGCTTGTCGTCGACCTGGACGCCGTACCGCACGTCGCTGCCGTCGACGGAGTTGATGGTGGCGGTGAGGCCGAGCTTCGTGGACCCGCTCAGCAGCTCGCACCGCATGTGCTCGCCCTGCACCGCCTTGATCGGCCCCGGACACACGATCGAATCCGGCCGCTGCCCGACCGACTTCTCCAGCGCGTCGGAAATCCCCTTCTCGAGTTCGGCCTTCGCCACCTGCCGGCCGACCTCGACATGCGCGGAACACCCGGACACCACCAACCCGGCCGCACACGCAGCCAGCACCACACGACGGAACACCGCAAGCCTCCTCAGGCCCAGACGGAACGGGGAATCAGATCGAGCAGATCGCACCGGAGATCCAGTGCGGGAATGAGCAGTTCGGGATCCCGGTGGTCGAACGAGGACGTCCGCTCCTCGGGATTGCTGTGCTGGTAGAACGGGTCCATGAAGTCGAGGTACGGACCGTTGATCGTGAACCCCTTGAACTTCCGCGGATCGGTTTTCAGGAAATGGGTCACCGGCGGGGCCAGCACCGCACGGGCGAACTGCTCGTCGGCAGCGGCGACCTCGAACCGATCGTCGAATTCCTGATCGCCGACCACGACGTCACCACGCCCGATCGCCTGGTTGATCCGGCTCGCGAGCGGCACGCCCACCCGTACCCGCAGCGGCGGGAAACTGCCAGGGAGACGTACCCATATCTCCCTCTTCCAGCCGTTGTCCTCCCGGTGCCGCCGGTAGAACTCCGCGGCGAGGAACGGACGGCCCCGATGCATCCCGGTGATGACGTTGCGCGCTTTGACCGCACGGGGCGGCCGATAGAACGGCTCTCGCGGAATGAGAACTTCGTCCACGACAGTACGATTGCTGCGCCAGTAGTCCGCGGGCGCGTTGACGGCCTCGTTGTAGTAGTCACAATAGGCGTCGTTGCGCACGTCGAACCGCCAGCCCCGCCGCGGCCCTTCCTGCCACAGCCGGCTCAGCGCACGCGCCTCGGCGCGATGGGAAGAGCGACTGTTCCAGACGAAGAACCAGGTCATCAGACCGGCGAACACGAGCGTGCCACCAATGACGATGACCAGGATGAGCGCCGTGCTCACCGCGCGGGCTCGTCGTCGTCGAACAGATCGAATTCCTCGAAGTACTCCTCATCCACCACGTCCGGTTCCGAGCGCTCCGGCTCCGGCGCCGGCGGCAGCACGGACTCCGGGCGGGAAGCACCGAACAACCGCTCGTCGGAATCGAGCACCCGGTCGAGCAACTCGGTGTCGCCCAGGCCTCGCCGCACGACGTCGGCCTGTGCCCAGGCCACGGTGGACTGCGCCTCGCTGATCGCCTGCATGACATCCGCCGAGAGCACCGAGGGATCCGTCTCCCGGGCACGCTCGCTGAAGATGACCGACGAAATGACCCCGCCCGGACCAGCGACCACGGTGACGACGCCGTCCGGCGAGGTGGCCTTGCCGGACGCGTTCTTCAGCTCGCCGGCAACGCGCTGATAGGCCTCCGCACGCAGGCGGTTGTCCGCCGCGGACGCGTCGATCGTTTCGATGCGGGCCAGCAGCTGTCGTGCTGTCTCGTTCATGCCTGCTCCGGCTCGATCGTGGCGAGGAACTTCTGGAAGTCGTCGATGACGTGTTCGAACTGATCGGCCAGCAAGGCGGACAACACGACGTGCAGCACCGCCCGCCGCGCCGGCTCCTGCTGGTCGCGCAGCGCCAGGAAGACCTGGAACTGGACCAGTTCCAGCTGCTTGCCGTTGACGCCGGCGATCAGCCGCACGGCCTGGGTGAGACCCGGGTTTTCCGCGGAACCGACCTCGTTGCGCCGCCCGAGTTTCACGCCCTGCGCACCGGCGTCACGCAGTTTGTCGACCGCCTCGTCACCGACCGTCGTGAGCGGTACGTCGTCATCCCGCACCTCGCCGGTGATCGTGATGTTCGCGACGAATCCTTCGCGGGCCGCCCCGGGGTTGAGCGCGACAAACGCCGCCTCGGGAGTACCGACCTCGCCGGGCGGAACCGATCGCCATCCGTCCGGCAACTCGAACACGATCGGGACGGGAAGAGTGCCTGCCACTTGCTGCTCCGAATCTGCTGTCTACACGAATCTGCC carries:
- a CDS encoding YbaB/EbfC family nucleoid-associated protein, giving the protein MNETARQLLARIETIDASAADNRLRAEAYQRVAGELKNASGKATSPDGVVTVVAGPGGVISSVIFSERARETDPSVLSADVMQAISEAQSTVAWAQADVVRRGLGDTELLDRVLDSDERLFGASRPESVLPPAPEPERSEPDVVDEEYFEEFDLFDDDEPAR
- a CDS encoding DUF4333 domain-containing protein → MFRRVVLAACAAGLVVSGCSAHVEVGRQVAKAELEKGISDALEKSVGQRPDSIVCPGPIKAVQGEHMRCELLSGSTKLGLTATINSVDGSDVRYGVQVDDKPMS